A region of Clostridium acetobutylicum ATCC 824 DNA encodes the following proteins:
- a CDS encoding D-2-hydroxyacid dehydrogenase, whose translation MIRILANDGMNKNAVNGLIDLGYEVVEDHYDKDELLVKIKEFDVLVVRSATKVTKEVIDAATVKGAKLKLIIRAGVGVDNIDVTYARDKGLTVNNTPNASSASVAELAIGHMFAVSRFINTANVTMRQGKWEKKAYTGTEIFGKTLGLIGFGRIAREVAKRAEALGMKVIYNDICGKVVGYDSYEFYDDINGLLREADFVSLHIPYDKKKGYVIGDNEFNAMKDGAFLINCARGGVVSEQALLNAINNGKIRGAALDVFENEPKPCAEILDNPRVSVTPHIGASTKEAQARIGEEIVNIVENTFK comes from the coding sequence ATGATAAGAATATTAGCTAATGATGGAATGAATAAAAATGCAGTAAATGGATTAATAGATCTTGGTTATGAAGTTGTAGAGGACCATTATGATAAAGACGAATTACTTGTGAAAATAAAAGAATTTGACGTTTTAGTTGTAAGGTCTGCAACAAAAGTAACAAAAGAGGTTATTGATGCAGCAACAGTTAAAGGGGCAAAACTTAAGCTTATTATAAGAGCTGGAGTTGGAGTAGATAATATTGATGTTACGTACGCAAGAGATAAGGGGCTTACAGTAAATAATACACCTAATGCTAGCAGTGCTTCAGTAGCAGAACTAGCCATAGGACATATGTTTGCAGTTTCAAGATTTATAAATACTGCAAATGTAACTATGAGGCAAGGTAAGTGGGAAAAGAAAGCATACACAGGAACTGAAATTTTTGGAAAAACGTTGGGGCTTATAGGATTTGGAAGAATTGCAAGAGAGGTTGCTAAAAGAGCAGAAGCACTAGGTATGAAAGTAATCTATAATGATATATGCGGCAAAGTAGTTGGTTATGATAGCTATGAGTTTTATGATGATATAAATGGACTTTTGAGGGAGGCTGATTTTGTATCACTTCATATACCGTATGATAAGAAAAAGGGATATGTAATAGGAGATAATGAGTTTAATGCAATGAAAGATGGGGCATTTCTTATAAACTGTGCTAGGGGTGGAGTTGTTTCAGAACAAGCGCTTTTAAATGCAATTAATAATGGCAAAATAAGAGGGGCAGCGCTTGATGTGTTTGAAAATGAACCAAAACCTTGTGCAGAAATTTTAGATAATCCTAGAGTTTCAGTTACTCCACATATAGGAGCGTCAACTAAGGAAGCTCAAGCTAGAATAGGTGAAGAAATAGTAAATATAGTAGAGAACACGTTTAAATAG
- a CDS encoding DUF1015 domain-containing protein produces MAVLRAFKAIRPTENLASKVAALPYDVMNTEEARVIGEKNELSFVHIDKAQIDLEKDVDQYSTEVYEKAKENLYSMIKKGIFVKDNKKNLYIYRQIMNGRIQTGIVGCTSIDDYINGVIKKHEFTLPSKEKDRINHVDYCNSNTGPIFLTYRSNNRINEIVDEETKKKPVYDFISDDGISHIVWIINDDQAIKEIELLFGEIDALYIADGHHRAASAVKVGLKRREDNPGYTGDEEFNFFLSVVFPDTDLTIMDYNRVVKDLNGMTVDKLVNNIKDKFEIEKVKNKEPYKPKKKHEFGMYVEGKWYRLTAKKGTFNELDPVLSLDVSILQNNLLEPVLNINDPRENDRIEFIGGIRGLEELERRVNTDMKIAFSMYPTTIQDLMGVADSNKVMPPKSTWFEPKLRSGLFIHELK; encoded by the coding sequence ATGGCAGTATTAAGAGCTTTTAAAGCTATAAGACCAACTGAAAATTTAGCTAGTAAGGTTGCTGCACTTCCTTATGATGTTATGAATACGGAAGAAGCAAGAGTAATAGGAGAAAAAAATGAGTTGTCATTTGTTCATATAGATAAGGCACAAATAGATTTAGAAAAAGATGTAGATCAATACAGTACAGAGGTTTATGAGAAGGCTAAAGAAAACTTATACAGTATGATTAAAAAAGGTATATTTGTAAAGGATAATAAGAAAAACCTATATATATATAGGCAAATAATGAATGGGAGAATTCAAACAGGGATAGTTGGATGCACATCTATAGATGACTATATTAATGGAGTTATAAAAAAACATGAATTTACTCTTCCAAGTAAGGAGAAGGATAGAATAAATCATGTAGATTATTGTAACTCAAATACAGGACCTATATTTTTAACTTATAGATCCAACAATAGAATAAATGAAATAGTAGATGAAGAAACTAAAAAGAAACCTGTTTATGATTTTATAAGTGATGATGGCATATCTCATATAGTATGGATAATAAATGATGATCAAGCAATAAAAGAAATAGAGTTATTGTTTGGTGAAATAGATGCCCTATATATTGCCGATGGTCATCATAGAGCGGCATCAGCAGTAAAGGTTGGGCTCAAAAGAAGAGAAGATAATCCTGGATATACAGGTGACGAAGAATTTAACTTTTTCCTTTCAGTTGTATTTCCTGATACAGATCTTACTATAATGGATTACAATAGGGTAGTAAAAGATTTAAATGGAATGACTGTAGATAAACTAGTCAATAATATAAAAGATAAGTTTGAAATTGAGAAAGTAAAAAATAAAGAACCATATAAACCTAAAAAGAAGCATGAATTTGGAATGTATGTTGAAGGTAAATGGTATAGACTAACAGCAAAAAAAGGAACCTTTAATGAATTAGATCCTGTGTTAAGTCTTGATGTTTCAATACTTCAAAATAATCTTTTAGAACCCGTATTAAATATAAATGATCCTAGAGAAAATGATAGGATTGAGTTTATAGGAGGAATCAGAGGGCTTGAGGAGCTTGAAAGAAGAGTAAATACGGACATGAAAATAGCTTTCTCAATGTATCCTACTACAATACAGGATTTAATGGGTGTTGCAGATAGTAATAAAGTAATGCCTCCTAAATCAACTTGGTTTGAACCTAAGCTTAGAAGTGGTCTCTTTATACATGAACTTAAATAA
- a CDS encoding pyridoxal-phosphate-dependent aminotransferase family protein produces the protein MHKKLFIPGPVEVAEDVLQKMAEPMIGHRSKEASSLQRGISDKLRIVFQTKEEILLSTSSGSGLMEGAIRCCTAKRAAVFSIGAFGKRWYEMAIDNRVPADLYEVEWGEAIKPEFVDEVLGTGKYDLIALTHNETSTGIMNPVGEIAKVIKKYPEVVWCLDTVSSMGGTNIPVDELGVDVCITSSQKALGLPPGLAACSFSKKAIERARNVEHRGYYLDLLKLYEFIQKKDYQYPSTPSLSHMFALDYALNKMLEEGMDNRYKRHIEMAEYVRAWARKNFEIFGDEDNLSNTVTTIKNTRGISVADLNKELGKRGFAISNGYGKLKEKTFRIAHMAEFTLDDIKELIENINDILKL, from the coding sequence ATGCATAAAAAATTATTTATACCTGGACCTGTAGAAGTAGCAGAAGATGTACTTCAAAAGATGGCAGAGCCTATGATAGGTCATAGAAGCAAGGAGGCTTCGTCACTTCAAAGGGGCATAAGTGACAAGCTTAGAATTGTTTTTCAAACTAAAGAAGAAATATTACTTTCAACAAGTTCTGGAAGTGGATTAATGGAAGGAGCAATTAGATGCTGTACAGCTAAAAGAGCAGCAGTATTTTCAATAGGAGCCTTCGGTAAAAGATGGTATGAAATGGCCATAGACAACAGAGTACCAGCTGATTTGTATGAAGTTGAATGGGGAGAAGCAATCAAGCCTGAATTTGTAGATGAAGTTTTAGGAACAGGAAAATATGATTTAATAGCATTAACACATAATGAGACATCAACAGGGATAATGAATCCAGTTGGTGAGATAGCAAAAGTTATAAAAAAATATCCTGAGGTAGTATGGTGTCTAGACACAGTTAGTTCTATGGGGGGAACTAATATACCAGTAGACGAGCTTGGAGTTGACGTTTGTATAACATCATCTCAGAAAGCACTTGGACTACCTCCAGGATTGGCAGCATGTTCATTCTCAAAGAAGGCAATAGAAAGAGCTAGAAATGTTGAGCACAGAGGATATTATTTAGATCTATTAAAACTATATGAGTTCATTCAAAAGAAAGATTATCAATATCCATCAACACCTTCATTATCACATATGTTCGCACTTGATTATGCTCTTAATAAAATGCTTGAAGAAGGCATGGATAACAGATATAAAAGGCATATTGAAATGGCTGAGTATGTAAGGGCTTGGGCTAGAAAAAATTTCGAAATATTTGGTGATGAAGATAACCTTTCGAATACGGTGACAACTATAAAGAACACTAGGGGCATAAGTGTTGCTGATTTGAATAAGGAACTTGGAAAAAGAGGATTTGCAATATCAAATGGATATGGCAAGTTAAAGGAAAAGACATTTAGAATTGCTCATATGGCTGAGTTTACTTTGGATGATATTAAAGAGCTTATAGAAAATATAAATGATATTTTAAAGCTATAG